Below is a window of Chanodichthys erythropterus isolate Z2021 chromosome 19, ASM2448905v1, whole genome shotgun sequence DNA.
taaACTGACAGTACTGGTGTGTTGCATAAGAGTTCGTGTTCAATTCTTTGGTATTTAAACTTTTCTAGTTCTTTTCATCTACTGTaagaacactttacagtaatgtaatgaaaatgactttttcCTAAAGCTCACTGTATTTTATGGTATAGACATTGAGATGCAAAATTATTCCTGAATTCCAATAAGAGGTTTTTGTTTCAGTGTTTAGAATTGATCTCACTAGTGTTCAATGGGCAGGAAAGTAGTACACAAAGTCTGTGAATTTgtctaaaataatttattttgacaTGACAGTTTGAGGTTTATACAAGGTGGAGTGTCATAAGATAAGATATAGTAAGAAAATGGTGAATTGTTTCATTAATTGTATAGGTTCTTTCCTATTGAAATGGTTTcttgaatgagaaaaaaatgtagggcgggacttgattttgtccagcAGCAACTGATTGGATCATAGGATCGTAGTCATTAGCAACTGGGCATCACAGGAACTCCGCTTTGCTGGTTTGAatcttacctctcaggtaggtctTTCAAGGTCTTTTCAAAGCACATCAACTGGTCATGGGGGTTCCCCAGGGATCAGTTCTTAGACCTCTCCACTTCTCCACATACAGTACATCACTGAGACCCACTATGGCACATGTTTGTTCTACAccgatgacacacaactctacttTTCATTTCAACCAGATGATCCAACTAGCTGCATGGATCTCAGACTGCCTGGAGGACATCTTGTCTTGGATAATAGAACATCTCCAATAGCTCAACTTAGCAAAGACAGAGCTTCTCGTCTTCCCTGCCACTAACTGTACATTACAATTTCAACCATGCAGCTAGGTTCATCAACAATAATCCCATCAAGTTTGGTTAGAAATCTTGGAATAATCTTTGATGACCAGCTATACTTCAAAGGCCACACTTCAAGGATGGCATGATCAAGCAGGTTTTGCACTGCGCAACATCAGGCCCTTCCTAACTGAGCATGCTGCACAACTTCTCGTCCAGGCCCTGGTGATTTCTAGGCTGGACTATTGCAATGCTCTCTGGCAGGACATCTGGCCATCATGTGCAATCAAAcctctacaaatgattcagaacaCAGCAGCACGACTGTTCTTCAAGTTTAATTGAtcagtttaattattccagctgctttGAGAAAAGAccataaatgatccgctacctgcagcatcctcacatgccatatagcctactagctgggactccttctttcTGTTTACAAATGTGacataatgacgcaaagacaaaCGGTTGCATGttcgaatttcccgcggaaacccaccagtacagattttattataaaacattattacaagcttaccttTGTGCATCGGGCTAAGGataggagatagttttgaacactggctggttatgtacttgctcaaattgattttggatcatttttaaccaaaaaaagttacatactgcagctttaaaattaAGAATGtgtcaattttaatttcatgctgactttaacaCATACATATTCAAGGGACAAGTTTGCTAAAATCTTCTTTAGGCACTGGGTGCAGTATACAGCTCTGCTCCAATCAAGTCCAATGGGTGCTCGCAAGATTCTGTTCAGTACTGAGTTAGATTTATTACACGGCTCTGTGGAATATTTGATCATGACTTTGTCAAGCAGAGGATTGTGGTGGTTCTTTCCACCCTCTCTTCaagataaaataatttcaactcAAATCcatgcatttatatttttattagttaggTAGCCATATAGTAAGACGTTTATCTTATAGCCAGCCAgtcattatttataaaaaaacaaaaaaaacaaaaaaaaaacaggacaaCCCCTGCACTTAGTGACGGGGTCCTGATCACTCTGTGGGGGTTTATGTTGTTATAACTGGCTGACTGGACATCATCCCTTTACATACAGAAcataatgtgattttatttCCAACACAATGAAAGTACAAATAATGTTCAAAAAAGAAGATTTTACAGAAAAAGAGACAATAAAGCAAAGCAATCACATTAGTTTCACATTAAAAACAAGTTACAGTTGCTCTAAAGACAATTCAAGCACAATTTATTTGCATCGCAACATTATTTTTGAGATAACTTTGTAAATTATAACTATttctcaatatatatatttgttatttttttctatataaaATTCTGTCTGCATAGGTACAATAAAGACATCTCTTTTGAGGTTTATTTTCCTGAGATCTATTCTTGGGGGAGCGACGGTATCTTGACTGACATGAAGgaaaatttgtttttacatttttcattactcaggtgttttatttttaaaaatggactggcccattaaaaacaacatttctgattaaCATGATGGTCATTAGCTTTGATATCTATAAAACCCATTTCACTATAAGGGAAAAAAGGCTTCAAAAAACGCTTaaaaaggagagagaaaaaaacatttgccaatgggctaagaaaaaaaaaaactttataaaacAAGTCTTGACATCTTCTGCAGTTTCACCTCTCAAGTAAATCGataatgttaatgttttgaGATTTTTACTGGGATCAAGATGTTTTGCAGTGTCAAGTTAATTTCAGTTCAGTATTTTTCTGAAATCTAATTTTGAAAGTGGCCAGAAATCTGAAAGTTAACACTAGACTTTGGTATAACTACTGGTCAAACCTCAGCTGTTTAAGGCACAGGAAGAGGAAATGACAATGGCTCAGGTAAAATTAAGAATCTAACGTAGGAGGGAATCAGTTTTTAAGAAATGGACAAAAGATGCAGGATAGATCAGATAATGATAATAAACGCTTTCAAATGATTGTCAACTTTTAAATTATGGGCCCAACCACCATAACCTGTTTATGAGATAACATGCCGTTTATGACTAACGTAAGCAAACTGTTCTTGTCAAACGCAAGGCTGTGTTAAATATGAGAATATTTAGAAAGCACCACAAAGTTGCAGTGTTGCCTAATAATGTTTGACTTGAAGATGGTATTTAAACTTTATgacctggtttcacagacacggcttagattaagccaggagtAGGCCTTAGTTAACTTAGGACAtttaattagcttttttttttaacttctttaaaaaaaaactttactggtgtgcatcttgagacaaaacaatggccctgacatattttaagatatgtcattgcaagttactttcagttaagaCGTTCAAACACGCATTTTAGTCTGGAACTAAGCTtaaaccttgtctgtgaaaccaggcattTAAAAGCTACTGTACATATTTAAACCTTAACCAAAGGCCTAGTTTAAATATAAAATCACAAAAGGTTATCAAAAGAGTTGATTACTCAATTTGTTCTGAAGATGTACATCTACATTTAACAAATCTTGGTAAAGACAAACAGGACATTCTCAAAATGTAGGCCAAACTGTGCTAAATTCTACCCATAGGGGTCATTACAGTTAAacaattaatgttaacaatgaACCAAATTCTTTCAGTGCCCCCAAATCAAATGGTCATATGCAGTTAAATTTTTCCAAAGGATGTAAACCAaatcaaccaattttggatttatatttttagccagcaatatattaatatagtaaaaggcatgtttttgctcacccccaaataggggcaaatttgtggggtattttaagctgaaacttgaccataccagagacttatattacatcatgtgaaagagggcataatagttgccatttaacccaacctgctgggtttgtccatattttacccagcttgggtttttttaacccagcagtttttagagtgcaaGGACAGGGGCCAagtcacaacacaacagaatcaagACACAACACAACAGTTTCTCTGACACCATAGGGTGGGCTAAACATTTGGGTTAACAGTTCAAGTGTCTATAAAAATGTTGGTACAGTAAACACGTTGATTTTGTTAGTCCATTAATTCTAGTATATTAGCTTTAACACAGCCTGTATGGTGGCTGAGAAACGCTGCTGCGAAATGGGCTGACTGTGCAATACATTGCTTTGTGTATTGACCCACATTGGAAGTTCAAGAGTTCATAAAAATGATTAGTACAGCAAAAACTGTTAGGCCATTATCCCTAGTATGAAGCGATTATGTTAGCTTTAACACACGCTCTGTTGTGGCTGAGAAACACCACTTTGAAATGGGCTGATAGGCAATAGGATGGCTCAGTGTGTATTGTCCCGCATGGGATGTCCAAGTGTTCATGAAAAAGATCAttaactgttcaaaagtttttacattttgttagaCCGTTAGAAAGTGTATGTTGTATGAGAGGTTGCCTTGAGTTCATGACTGGCTCATTCAAATGTAATAATTAGTACATGCAAAGTTAAAGTGTCCATTAAAAAGAGATTGGTGTAATATAAACTGttaaaatatggattttttttggtTAGATAATTAGACCCTGATTTGTCAGATTTAACACCCCCTTAACAGGAGGAGAAATTCTGACTATCATACTACTACCATTTTTAAAGTAGCTCTACAGATATAGACGATATAGATATGTTGTGTTATTTAAAGGTGAGGTTCACACATCAATACGTAACTAACAAATTAGTAGCTAAAGTAGTTAAGCTAAAATAGTTAAGTAGTTAGTTAATCACACTAGTGTGCAGGAGCACCTCCATTGTGTTTTGACCTGATTCCCTtctgttgtggcttgtttctaTTGTGTTGTTAActtatttagctttttttgttttgtgcaccACTGTCCCACCGTAAAAAAATGACACAGCTGAATGGTATTCTAATTGGAAGTGGACAAATTGAGAAGACTGAATACTGACAGCTAAATGTCTCCAATGAGCCAACTGTCTGATTGGATGTAAATATTTGATCAAGTAGGTTTTTATAAGATGACAATAACAAAAAAGGTAAAGGGTAATGAAAGTAGAAAACCCAGATTAGACTAGTAACGCAGCCACTCATATCCAGCCaaataaaagtccacattgtgAAGTCCACAATGTGTATCATAATATTCTGTTCTTTGCTGGTTAATGATGGGAAATTACACATCAAACTATCATAAAAATGCAAAGGCAGTTAGACACCACTAAACAGCTTTGACAAACATAACATTTCACATTTGTTAAGCTAAAAATATGGAATGGAACCATAGAGTTTTTGTGTTGTTGGGATGAGAAATCACAGGGTTGAAGGTCATGACTGTTGTCCACTCCATTGGGTTTCCATGGGCTGTCGAAGGAACTCCTCCACTTGTCGGGCCATGTCCATGGTCTCATCCAGATCGAATTCACCTTCCGTGTCTAACATGGATTCATTccttcagacacacacacacacacacacacacacacacacacacacacacacacacacacacacacacacacacacacacacacacacacacacacacacacacacacagcaatcATACAATCATATAATTATAGCTTTGGGAAAGTAATTTGAGCAAGGGTGGAGCAAGAGAAGCAGCACAGAGCTGCAGGAGTCACGTGACTAGAGTGAGGCATGATGACTGACAGGATGATGGCGGAGGCAAAAGCGCAATAGAACTTTTACTGATAAAAGTTGCAGTTTGTCTtcgttttgttgttgtgttttcattcaaaataataatgaacCACAAACTAAGCATTAGTTTCAAAGTAATTTGAAAATCCAAAGATCTTTTAATTATTTGTGTGTTACAAAGCGGGTATAACATATCATCCGTCTTgttcattttattaataaaagttctgTTTAATACAAGTGAATTTGTCATTGTTCTATTTTATTGTTGatgtgtttttattaataaaaatgaaccACAAATTAAGCATTTGTTTTAAAGTAAGacctttcatttatttgttacaGTGTGGGAATACCATATCATCAgtcttattcatttttttaataaacgtTCTATGGTTAATATAAGCGAGTTTGTCATTGTactattttattgttgttgtgttttctcATTAAGAGTAATACTGAATTAACATTAAGAATTTGTTGTCTTCTAAGTAAGGGAAAGATCTAACGTAGAAGACCAAATTTGTGCTATAGATCCTGAGAGTCACTGAAAAATATCTTTTCTTGTAAAATATGCGTTGTAAACGTTGTaaagtttattaatattaatccCTAGTGTATAGCCTAGATGCTTGATAGATAACTAGAATGCAAGATTAGTTGCTGCTGAGGGACAAATAGACTCACTCTCTTTCTGCTCTCTCTTTGGAATGACTGTAGAAATGGTTGTTAATTGTTAATGTTGGCTATAGACGTGATACAGGTTGGCTTTTTACCGTCAAGTCAATAATGTTTCCAATGAATGTTATTGAACAgatgaattaataaaattaattttatttatttatttgtttaaacgttttgatttatttatttttaacaccCCCACCTATTTTTTTCTTGGGCTCCATGCCATGGGGTGCTGCAGCACACCTTAACCTTACGGTACTGCATACAATCATGTAATTGCAGAAATTGACACTAATAGCATggggaaaaaatacattttaaaagtagaACTTACATTGATGGATAGATTGTGAAGTTATGGTGTTGATTGACAGTGGGTGATGCTGCATGCTCCATGAAGGAATTCCCAGAAGACGGTTCAGGATTGGGTGACGAAAACCTGAGAAGGAAAAGAAAATACATGCAGGAAATTTAATCTAGGTCTGTATTAATATTTGATGTCTTGCTCAAGTAATTTCTTGCAATATACTGGGAATTTTTAATGATTCTGGTATATTGCATTCAAATACACATTATAATATAGTGTGAAATAAGTGTTCAACTTCCACAATTTTGTGTGCACCTAATTTCCcattattaaatcaaattaTTGTAATATACTAATATTACAATAAAGCAGATTACTCTGCTTTTATGTGTTTGACCCTGCTTTTCCCTGGATTATTTGTCTTTCAATATTGTTTGGATTTTGCCTTGGACTGATTACCTATGCTGTAACCCCTGCTTTCTTAAatctctttttattttatgcattgatgaatttttttttctttcagtattcttaaaaaaaatatatatatatatttttggtttcggtaaaaaatttattttgctGCATCACAAGTACATGGtgcatttttctgttttatagaTAAGGTTTCTTTGACAGCATTAACTGCTTCCTAATTTCCAAAGATCCcacataatttttaaatttcaactttaaaagatgaaaatttgattaaaggtgccgtagaacatcttttttaaaagatgtaatataatgttAAGGTCCCctcaatgtgtctgtgaagttgcagctcaaaatagcccatagattttttttttattaattttttttaactgcctattttgaggcataattagaaatgcgccgattcatgctgcggcccctttaaatcgcgcaatctccgccccctcccgagctcactctatcactgcataaacaaagttcacacagctaatattaccctcaaaatggatctttacaaagtgttcgtcatgcagcatgtctaatcacgtaagtatggtatttatttggatgtttatttttgattctgaatgagtttgatagtgctccatggctaacggctaatgctacactgttggagagatttataaagaatgaagttgtgtttatgcattatacagactgcaagtgtttaataatgaaaatagcgacggctcttgtctccgtgaatacagtaagaaacgatggtaactttaaccacatttaacagtacattagcaacatgctaacgaaacatttagaaagactatttacaaatatcactaaaaatatcatgttatcatggatcatgtcagttattatcgctccatctgccatttttcgctattgtccttgcttgcttacctagtctgatgattcagctgtgcacatccagacgtcctgcccttgtctaatgcttgaacaagagctggcatatgcaaatattaggggcgtacatattaatgatcccgactgttacgtaacagtcggtgatatgttgagattcgcctgttcgtcggaggtcttttaaacaaatgagatttatataaggaggaggaaacaacagtgtttgagactcactgtatgtcatttccatgtactgaactcttgttatttaactatgccaagataaattcaattttgaaTCCTTCACAATTGCTGGGTCATCTGTTTTAATAGATTCCAGTGTTTCCAGAGAGTTTTTTGAGTCAGAGATTTTTTTGGTTGTGGTGTACTCTCAATGAACCTCAATGAAGCTTTGTTTAGGAATACATACCCTGACAGTTTCTTTGTTGCAAAGGCACCAGACACCGGATTTCCTTATAGATCCACCATTTGTATATATTGGCATATGAAGTGGTAACTTTTCTCTAATATCCAGGAAATGCGGATTTGATTGGGAttgtttttgactttttttaaaataataacttGAGAGAAGAGAAAAATACTCACTCAACCTTCACCACCTGCTTGATCTCTGGTTTGACATATCCATCCCCCACGGCTTTTGCTGGAAAAACAAGATCACATACATTAAAGACTTGTTACTATGTTAACAATTTCATTCACATGACCCAAAGTGAGCATTTTCCATCTAAAAAGATCATTTATTCTGGTCCTGGTCTCCCTCCCCCAAAACAGCACATTTTTTATGTCTCCCTAATTAAGCACTCCTGACGAGGGCAgtcaaaacataattttttcaCTACACGATTATTGTAATAGAATGTAGTACATTCTTTGTGCTTTAGTTACCCGTGGTTTAGTGCATTGTTACGCACATCCACAATGTGAGATACACATTCTGACTAGCATGGTCAAGTTCACTTGTACATTTGCATCCTTTTGTGCAGATGCAAGTTCTAATCTGAATAATCTCATATAGGATGCGTTTTATTGAGTTTATTAACCTGTTAATAAAGTACTACAGTTTATTGGTGTTCACTCACTCTTCAGCTTACAATGCTCAGCTGGCAATGcccaacattatttaaaatgattggAATATTTGAAACAATTAtatccttttctttctttttttttcacaaacattgatgcattatttaaaaaaatctggcATAGTTATTTTTTCTCAGTATTATCATATGCGTTTGATTTAATATCATACAAATATTTCATTATGGTATTGACAATACCAGTATGTTGCCACACCCCTGATTCAATCCATTAACTGATCCAAAACTGAAAGGTTTGTCAAACAAAGAATACATTCAAAGCGTGTACTGTTGAGGTACTCTAGAACCGAAGTTCAGGGAAGTTCAATCTCATTTTttatattagtttaaaatgtgaACTTACTGTTGATTCTTAGCTTGAGGATAAGTGGAAAAACACAGTCAATGTTAATCTTACTGTTACAAAAGTAATGTAAGAGGGACATTTGTTTGGATGAAGTACCAATTTTGATTCCATAGAAAAAAAACTGCTGTAACACACCAACTGCAACCATTTAACTATTTTTAGAATGTAACTATTTgacaataaaacaaatgttaattattaaatatatattattattgctatgataattattataattattgctGTGGCAGGTCTATTAGTCTGCATTTACACTATGACATTAATgctcattaatattataaatgacaATCATTGCAATTTCAGGAGTGACTGATCATGTAGCAGAATTAAATGTGGCTGTTACTCTTGACCTCTGCAGACTCAGTGTACGAATGCTCTAAAGCTCAccaataaaaaaacatgttgtaaatggaAACCTTTTGACACTCTTAACAGAATGTGAAAGCAAATATGCatgggagtgtttgaaagcagccGGTTATCGGCGGTTCTGGATTGAGTCATACTGCCAATACTGCAGACTAGGGATGTGCATTGAGAAAGGCATAGAAAATGAATAACGCATTCTACAGAGCCCCTAAAAGGACATGATTAGGCTTGCTGCTGTAGTTCGGTTACATTACAGAAATTCAGATTTCACTGATAACGTGAAGATACTAACAGGACGATGTCAGAGAATTTAGTTCGCAACAGATCCTGGGCGTCATTgacaaatatcttattttgtaaaatgtgtCGTCAGTACTTCTGTTTCCTATTCACAGAGAATTTCTAAAAACTGAACGTGCATTTAAAAGCGATTACCCTGCAGATTGatagcggctccctgatgcctgcaaattatatacaatataattaCCCAACTTTATAATTGCAAAAGCATTGAACTaaattttttcctcccatctcatatcTTTTTTTCCCATCACCATTTCCCTTTAGGGCCTCCATAGAATGCGCAATTTCCTTTCCAAACATAGTATTAGGCTTTGGGCACATCCCACTACAGACATCAGATCTACATTAATCACCCAAATTACCTATTTTGGACTCAAAGGGTGATTTTTGCAGGTGATAAGTAATTGTTACAATGCTAACAATCAATCATGACATTTCTGAAACATTTGCAAAAGAAGGTGTGCATACAGTTTGGAGGTGTGCAGTAACGGGAGAAGACTTCCTCTTTGGGCTGGTTGGGATAGAGGAAGAGCAGATGGTTCAAATCACTGATCCGATCAGCCAGAGAGCGGATGGAGAAATCTTTAGTAGTAAAGGGCATCAGGTTCCACACCATCCGTTCTCCTGCACAACAAAACACACATATTCAGTATACGGATTCTGGGTAAAGTCATGCATTTCTGTTCAGCTCGGACCCACATTTGGCTGCATACAACTGCGTTCTGATTAATATCATATTTACTAACCATTTACTGTGCTTCTTACCTGCTTTATTTGGGTTTTCTGCGACCCATGCAATGGTGATGCCTCCGATTTCAGAGTCGCTGAAGCGCAGGAGGAACGTGCCGTTTGGTTTGGACATCAACATGTCCTGAGCTTGCTGCTTGTTCAGAAAACCCAGAATTGCTCTGCAGATGAACATACAACATTTTACCAAATGTACTATTTTTACTGACTGAAGTGTGTTGAATCAGTCTTTCTTTACCCATCATTCCAGTGAGACTTCAGGTGTTTTTTCATTAGCTCAATGACTCCATCAAACCACTGCCAGAATGTGAAGTTCCTGCCCGGCAAACTCTCCTGTTAACACAAGAACACCCAAGACTGGATACCGCATTGCATTCAGTTCAtgatctgagaaaaaaaaaaaaatctaaagtaATGGCTCTAAAGGGAGACAACGCATAATTGGAACAGTTCCTACAGACTTGTGTTAGGAAGTCCAACTTATTTATATTTGCAGCTCTGGTGGCCCACCACTGTTTAATCTATCACACCACATATTCATAATgaactaaaaatatttttatacttcTCACAATACCATAACAGGTCTCGAACATTGTGTTTTACACCATTGCTTTGGCAAAGCATCTGTCAAATAAACTAAAATCGAAAGCACGATATGGCTAAGTGCCCTTATCAAATCGCAAAAGGCAATGATTTAATGAAATAACCACATAGTTTGTTGAACTGTGTGTTTCAAAGTGACAAATGTAATGTAGACTGAGACACTATATAAATCcaagattgatgcatttaacttTAATATAGGGTGGGGGGTGGCATACCCCCATGCAGAGGTCCACCCCCATAGTCTTACAgaatcctgtgggaaacactgtaATGCATGCCTCTAAAATGctctttattaaaaataatctctGCCTAATATGTGTTGCAACATTATTATTCTCTAATCACTTAAAACTCCCACATGACCGAAAGGCTGCATCAGACGATTTAACTGATAGTCAGAATTGTTCAGTCTGATTTGCAAACCACTGAAAAGAATCAACTCAAAGAACATCTTCAGGTCATAAGAGCGCAGATGTACAGATACTGGTTTGTGTTTTATTGATGGTTACCCTATTGAACTGAGACCAGGTGATAGTCATGTTGCAGTAGTCCTCAGGGTTATTGCTGGAGCTGCTGAAGGCTTTCTGAGCGAGGAACACCAGATTGTCTTCTGACAGGCCTCTGTCACTCTGAACCTCTGATTTATATTTCATGTTCAGAGCCTCGCACAATTGCGGCCAAAGCACCTTATCAGGCACTACAAACGGCACTCGACCCTAAGGAGACATTATGAAGAACCTAATGAGTACAGTTGAACACTGTAGTATGTGGCATTTTCAGGATATTTCACTTCATTGCATTTTGGTTGTGTAAAAGGATTTAAAGACATTTCTCCGACAAGCAACAGGATTAAAGATTTCCCCGACAAGTCACAAGCAACAGTGTGGATGCTAGGGCTAGGTTGACTAGGTTGGACCTTCATTTTTATAAACTGAGATCTTTGCTGTCTATGCTGTTTTCACAAAACTTCACTAAACATTATTTGTAGTGCCTTTCATATAATAATCGCAATAAGCTTTGTGCTttgataattttaatataaatcaaTTTTGTCAATTATataatgaaattcaaacaataaagtTCAAAACTTGTTAGATGTGAAAAAAGATGTGTGCTCTAACCGGCTCAGAGAAAGCATTATCCCACAATACTGTCGCTGTAGCGTTATTGTCTTGACTCCCATGAACGATGACCACAACAGGCAAGGATAATGTCTGCGcaagagaaaaaacaaaaaaaaggcaCAAATTTATTAATGATACAATGCCGCATAATAAGAAAAAACATATAGGAATGAATATGACAAGATTTTGGTTTTAGTTCAATGTTTCACCTTCACGTGAAACACAAGTTCATTTCCTCCCACACTGAACTGAGACTCGAACAGAACCGTAAACTTCTCTTCAGTCACTGACTCCGCCCCACGGCGATCTGACCGCTTAATACGTTTCAGAGACTGTAAACAAGAGCAAAAATAGTCATAAAAAATGAATCATTAAATacattgaaatattattacaaacaaTGGATCTGATTCATCAAATCCCACAACATCCACTGAATCAAATAACAGaatgtcaaaaaataaattagtgaaagaagaaaatcaattttttgaaatggaacagcttattttatttctcCCCATAATATGTTTTAGTATATATTAGTATGGGGGGTtgcaaaacatataatgcaatacaatacaatgataattgagagatgaacattcttcaaaagcCTGTTGTTTCATATGATTTCAAAAACTGATGTATGGATAATCAAGTTAAACACACATGTGTAACGTAAAGCATTTAAGCACAGTTTACCATGGTCCTGAAGTGTGCACTCAGAGTGCCAGTGGTTTGGTGGTACTCCATCACACAGTTGTTGTTCAGAATCTCTCCACTGCTGTCACTTCAGTATAAAGAAAGGACAAACAAGTCATGTCactttttattgtcattttgcCACATGTACACATGCaggaacaaactcagggttacaGGATTGGTTTCAAGTAACCCTCTTTCAAAGAAATGGAAGGTGGATTAAGAATGTTGTATAATTCAAaagaaattgacaaaaaaaaataaaaaaaatttgctTGTAGCAATTACAGGCATGGATTTTCACTCTGATGTTGATATTCAGGTGATATTCAAGATGTCCACAATCTGTTATAATAACTTACAGATAAAGGaacctagaaaatcgcaacttttcattttctgtcagtcttagtacacaatgtaagagtcaagttttaaatcggaaaaatatcgaaactctttggtcatttttgagcgagatgctaacggtaaaaatcagattcaatgaactatgctaaacta
It encodes the following:
- the stat5b gene encoding signal transducer and activator of transcription 5B isoform X2; its protein translation is MALWIQAQQLQGDALHQMQSLYGQHFPIEVRHYLAQWLEAQPWDAIDLENQQDEFKAKRLLEGLIQELQRKAEHQMGEDGFLLKIKLGHYATQLKSSYDPCPLELVRCVKHILYTEQRLVQEASNASSPGSGPVDGTPQRYQQINQTFEELRVMTQDTENDLRKLQHSQEYFIIQYQESLRIQAQLSSLASLPPAERVQRESGLQSRKSTLEAWLTREANTLQKYRQELAEKHQRTLALLRKQQTVIVDDELIQWKRRQQLAGNGGPSEGGLDILQAWCEKLADMIWQNRQQIRRVEHLTQQLPIPGPTEELLTELNATITDVISALVTSTFIIEKQPPQVLKTQTKFSATVRLLVGGKLNVHMNPPQVKATIISEQQAKALLKNENTRNDSSGEILNNNCVMEYHQTTGTLSAHFRTMSLKRIKRSDRRGAESVTEEKFTVLFESQFSVGGNELVFHVKTLSLPVVVIVHGSQDNNATATVLWDNAFSEPGRVPFVVPDKVLWPQLCEALNMKYKSEVQSDRGLSEDNLVFLAQKAFSSSSNNPEDYCNMTITWSQFNRESLPGRNFTFWQWFDGVIELMKKHLKSHWNDGAILGFLNKQQAQDMLMSKPNGTFLLRFSDSEIGGITIAWVAENPNKAGERMVWNLMPFTTKDFSIRSLADRISDLNHLLFLYPNQPKEEVFSRYCTPPNSKAVGDGYVKPEIKQVVKVEFSSPNPEPSSGNSFMEHAASPTVNQHHNFTIYPSMNESMLDTEGEFDLDETMDMARQVEEFLRQPMETQWSGQQS
- the stat5b gene encoding signal transducer and activator of transcription 5B isoform X1, translated to MALWIQAQQLQGDALHQMQSLYGQHFPIEVRHYLAQWLEAQPWDAIDLENQQDEFKAKRLLEGLIQELQRKAEHQMGEDGFLLKIKLGHYATQLKSSYDPCPLELVRCVKHILYTEQRLVQEASNASSPGSGPVDGTPQRYQQINQTFEELRVMTQDTENDLRKLQHSQEYFIIQYQESLRIQAQLSSLASLPPAERVQRESGLQSRKSTLEAWLTREANTLQKYRQELAEKHQRTLALLRKQQTVIVDDELIQWKRRQQLAGNGGPSEGGLDILQAWCEKLADMIWQNRQQIRRVEHLTQQLPIPGPTEELLTELNATITDVISALVTSTFIIEKQPPQVLKTQTKFSATVRLLVGGKLNVHMNPPQVKATIISEQQAKALLKNENTRKSDSSGEILNNNCVMEYHQTTGTLSAHFRTMSLKRIKRSDRRGAESVTEEKFTVLFESQFSVGGNELVFHVKTLSLPVVVIVHGSQDNNATATVLWDNAFSEPGRVPFVVPDKVLWPQLCEALNMKYKSEVQSDRGLSEDNLVFLAQKAFSSSSNNPEDYCNMTITWSQFNRESLPGRNFTFWQWFDGVIELMKKHLKSHWNDGAILGFLNKQQAQDMLMSKPNGTFLLRFSDSEIGGITIAWVAENPNKAGERMVWNLMPFTTKDFSIRSLADRISDLNHLLFLYPNQPKEEVFSRYCTPPNSKAVGDGYVKPEIKQVVKVEFSSPNPEPSSGNSFMEHAASPTVNQHHNFTIYPSMNESMLDTEGEFDLDETMDMARQVEEFLRQPMETQWSGQQS